The genomic stretch GGCCGCTGACAACCCCGACCTCCAGCCTCAGGGACGCACCGCGCCCGCCGGAGCCGGCTGGGCCCCCGCGCACGCGCAGCCTCCCAACCTGGTGCCCGGCAACCAAGATGGCCGACGGACAGCCGCCCCAGAGGCTTCCGGGAAAGCGGAGGGGCGGTGCTGTCCAGAGGAGGACGGGGCGGGAGTGGGGCGTGGATGGGTGGGTGTTGCTGTGATTTGTCCTGGCGGTGGGATGCCCGAAGCCTCCTTGTTTTTCCTTTCGAGCGCTACACCCGGCATCGCGTTTTGCTCTCACAATAGGAAGCCTATATTCTTGGTTTCCTAGACCCTAACTCCTAGTTTTCCTCATACTGCGCTGGTTAGGTTCAGAACAGCTTCTGATGTTAAGGTTTTGAGTTAGGGCGCCTCTCTCCGCACCCCTTGGATGACTTTATCCGGTTTCATGGCTTTGCATATGAATATAATTCCCAGGTTCATGATTCCAGTCTGGAagtgaccctgagatccagactGATAACCAACAGCCTATTTGGTATCTCCACGTTTATGTCCACAAGGCATAGCAAACTTACACGCGCCCAAACTGGAACTCTTGATACCCGCGCCATCCCCTCCGCCCCCAGCCTACTCCCATTTTCACCATCTCAGTAAACATCACTTTGATTCTGCAGTTGTCCAATCTATCAGTAAATCCTGCAGTCTCTAAAATATATCTTGAATGAATCCACTTCTCCATCTCTACGGTTACCTAGTCCAAACTACTATCCTCTCATCTGGACTGCAACAGCTTCTTAACCCAACTCCTTGCTTCCATCTTGTCCTCCTGCAATGTGTTCTTAATGCACTTGCCCAAATGTCAACTTCCAAATTATGAAGTAATCAATACCATGTATGCAGCATTCCACTTAATACCACCTGTGAGTTATCTTGGACAAAAATTAAACCCACGCTTTACTCTCATGGTTTCCCCTTGTTCATGGAACAGAATCTAAACAAACTCACCATAGCCTAGAAGGCCATTCTTAACCCAGTTTCTGCTACCTCTAAGTTCACCTCATCTCTTTACTTCTGTTGGCATTTCGGTTACCCTTGCTTTCTTTCAGCTTCTCACACGTGCCAACCCCTTCCCTTCATTGGACCATTGCTCTTGTTCCCTTTGCCTTGGGTGCTCTTCCTCAGCTGGCTCATTCTCATCCTGTctcaactcaaatgtcacctcagaGAAGACTCCCCCAGTTACCTTGTCATCTTATTTCCTTCGAAGCAGAATTAAATCTGTACTTAGCTTGCTTGAGATCTGATGAAGTCAGGACTATAGGATAACCCTAAAGAAGAGTACTGCAGAGCagtgctgggcaggggcagggcggcAGGGATCACCAATCACATGCACAGAGAAGCCTGTCACTTCCTGAGACTCTGCCCTGGTCTCCTCCCCACTACAGCCTTAGGTGGAGATTTGACAGAATGACCCTGCCGTTCACCAGCCATACAATCTGGACATCATAAAACTTTGCTGACCCTTTGCATGTTATCTGCATAATGCAATGTCATCTACCTAACCCAGTGCATCAGAATTAACAAtatgtaaaagataaaatgtcTCACGGGCTTGAGTCGTCAATAAACTGTCTTTATTATTCTTCTCCTTAAAATTGTGTTTATAATTGtccctttccttatgtttgaAGACCAGTGTCTCATGCCACTACATCCTCATTTCCTGACAAACAGGGTTAAATAAATgcttctaaataaatataaaaatgcttttacCTGAAACTTTGTTTCAAAGactgctgggggcacctgggtggctcagtcggttaagcggccgacttcagctcaggtcatgcatgatcttgcggtctgtgagttctagccccacgtcgggctctgtgctgacagttcagagcctggagcctgcttcagattctgtgtctccctctctctgaccctcccctgttcatgctctgtccctcccgtctcaaaaataaataaacattaaaaaaaaaaattcaaagtctgCTGAACACAAAGCAGAATTAtctgtattattcatttttccaaCAAATATTGCAGTGCCTATCACACTTAATCACTATTCAAAGCACTGgggtaaaaaagacaaaaatccctaACCTCATAGAGCTTCCATTCTAGTGAAAGAATATGAGAGTTACTAGCATTCATGGGGGTGAAAGCCAACAGGCAGTATCTTAAGCAATGGTTTAGAATTCAAGTTTGTGAAGACAACACAGAAGCCTATGATATTAAACCCACCTAGCCAATCTTCATTTTGTATGTAGCTCAGGTTTGTTGGTTATGGCTTTATAAATACCCTAATTATATTCGGTAGCAAATCCGATATTTTGTATTAAAGATTCACAGGAGAAATATGTTTTGAGATAAAATTGTATGCATACTattgaaataaatacaatgtgatttatttataaatgagaacAAATTAACAGTGAATAGTATTTCAGAAGTTAAAAAGGTGACACTAGTTGTACTGAATAcacaaccttttatttttcttcaaatttggagttttttaattatacaaagaTGACAAGTCAAATTTTGTaacctaaaaatatttacttattaaaactaTATTAATACTTTCATAAActatacaaaaaagaatgagacaaacATGTGCATTTATAGAACTGCATGTCAGTCATGCCAGATCCCTGGGGAGGGAATTCCCAGCACAACCTCATCTGTCTGTGAGGACACAGAGCAATTCTCGTTTAGACATACACATTCATTTGCTTGTCCAGCACAGTCAGTCCTCTAcctcttgatggtttccttctgcTATGAACGTGCATGTCCAGTTGTCTGCTTCTTACAGCAGACATTTACCTAAAAGAAAGCATTATAATAAGTTAATAGTTATTAATTTGGATCTGCACAAAAAAGtccaactatctttttttttttttacctgttttcaAAAGACACTTTGataataaaattcaacaaatttttcAAGGGTTGAGATATTTTTCCATACAAGATGTCTGAATAATTACAAAATGTTGGGCAACTTCTGTTTTCCTAAAGAAAACTTCCCTAGGAAGGTATTTTCAAAACGAAATCTCTGCACAGTAATTTCAGATTTCACGTTACCTTCCTCATCCACCAGCCATTGGAGGAGGACTAGGGCCACGCAGATGATTAATTCGACCCATTCTTCTGGGAGGGTTTCCTGGTGgcctaaaagaaaaatttctactGTTTAGTAGACATCAAGTGGTTCCTTTCAAACACTCAAACAGACCCTCTTCTCTATTTAAAATAGGAATTACCAACTAGGTCAGGAGTTGAGAAAATTCAAACCCCTACAGGGACCAGACACTTAATGCACATGAGGAGGTGGGTCAAGCAAGGACTGCGATGGCCTGAACAGTGTCTCCTGTAAATAAATGCCCAACTGAAACTCCGCTCCATGGAAGTGCTGCTTGATCTTCTCTGGTGTTTCTTAGCAGTGGAAATCCAGATTCTACAGTGAAAATCTCTAGATTTAATGTTGGTCATCAGTTTCAGCCTCTAATTTAGACTTTGCCCAGAGGATATTTGATATACATTTTAGCTTTATCAAATTGACTCTGGTTATGAAATCAGAAGCAACTTGATTTAATTTACGGTAATGCATTAATCTTgtgaaatagaatttaaaccttttatttccatgagccaaactatatctatctatccataatatctaatttaattaaaattacagaCTGGTAAAAATATCTATTATCAACTTAGAAAGCTCTACCCTCTTCCATCATCATATCTGGAATCAGAGGAGTTTCCGTAgcctcttctctttttcacatCTTGCTGAAGCAGAGTCTTGAAACTGAAACAAGGggcagaaaacaacagaaataccGCTttcaacataaaatgtatttccatGGTTTCAATTATATCTGTGAGAAGATAACTAAAACCAACTTAGTTCCAACCCCACATTTTTCAAAGCCAGCTGGACAGCACCATCTAGCACGAGCACATGTCTGCATTTGTGCCATGTTCCGGGCAAAAGCTACCATTCCTGTCCTTCATATGTGCTAATAACTCTCCTTGACGGAGTCTAGGAGTGACTCTGAAACGAGAGCCATGCCCAACTTCCTCCCTCCACTCTACGTCAGCTGTCAAGTCCCAGAGTCTGTTTTCACAGCATTGCACATTCATTTCCCCTGCACTTCTCCAGCCAACAGCCTACTTGATGGTACCTTGCTGAGGGAGGAGCCCAAGGTAGTATGCTAGAGACACAGGGCTTCTGGGAATCCATTTGGATGGAATTTTATTGGTAGAGGGAGACGAATTTAAggtaaaacaatgtttttttttttaagttggtttatttatttgcttccttattgattcattcattcattcattcattcattcattcattcagagagaccatgagcaggggaagggcagagaggaaggcgagagaatctcaagcaacctctgtgctgttagcatagagcccagtgcagggctcgaaatcatgaaccatgaggtcatgacctgagccgaaaccaagagacagCCACTTAAGgggcggagccacccaggagcccctaaaccaATACTTTAAATAAACAACAGAGAGTAGGCGAAGCTTGTAAGAGACTTTAGTGAAGTTTTGCGGTAGGCAAATTAAGGACCCTCTGTCCCATTGTATTTTTCTATGGAACCatctcttccattttttctttaaccCCTTTAAACTTATGCTACATGCAGCCATCAGATTATTTTTCTACACCACAGCTACAATCCAATTAAGTGTAAAGATCGCAGTCTGCTATTCAAACTTTGCCGTctttcctgtgttttttccaCCTTCCACAATCACATCCAACCCAATACCCATTGTAATATGAATTAGAGTCAATAAAGGAAGGGGCGATCTCTCATATCTCTGCATCCCTGCAGTTCTCTGCTATGTGACATTCAAACGTATATTCAAACTTAGCATGAGTAAGACTTGTTGGTAATTGatgaataatttttacaaaacagCATGGGAAAGACCAGAAAAATGCATTTAACTAAGAATTGCTTGGACTTATAGTAAAGTTTAAGTTTTTGTCTCCTGTATTGATTTTAACAATTGAAAAAGCAACTTTACTCCTTGGGATATTTTTTTATCAAGATCCAATTccccttgtttgtttattgtacAATATGGAATAAAAGCTGCACATATCCATTACAGCTGGAATAGTAGAGAGAAAGTGAGGCACTGTCATTTGGCATTAGAATACGGAGGCCTGGCTCCAGAGCTGCAGACTGAAATCGTTACCACTAAGGCTAAGACACAGTCAAGCTTTACTAACTCCACTATCAGATTCATACTCGTAAGATGTTTGGGGGCAGCTTCATCACCAAAGAAGTCTTCATTTCCCTTAGAAGAgctaatgataaataataaaaaacttaCAATTAAAAACTGCTTCAGGAAAGCTCAGCTTGTGTAAGATACTCCACATAATGTATCCAATGTATTTCCGTTAACTGAAATATCAGGGCTATTAAGAACATTATTAATTATTACACTTACAACAAAACCACGAACTCAGCTATTCCCCAAAAGAAATCTGTTATCAAAGATAATCTCCATGGGGACTGACTCCGGCTGTCCAACACTTGTCCtacagacaagaaaaaagaaacttcagtTAGTGCTACAAATCCCTGACACAAGATATATTACAATTAATCACTTAGGAAACATGAGACTCAGTTTTCGACTTGTTCACTGTTCAGATGCTCAGCACAAGGAAAGGTCTGTTCTATGTACATCCTTCTAAGGAAGGGTTCAGGGAAGTAAAGCTCAATGACCTAGGGGTCATACTTTTAATACGTCAAATGCCTTCCTATGTTCTTAATTTTGGTGAGTTACActtcaagtattttttctctttttcaattgcggtaaaataggctttaaaattttccattttaaccattttttttttccattttaaccatttttaagtgtacagctctatggcattaagtacattcacactgttgtacaacgttcaccatcatccatctccagaacttttttaccttccccaactgaaactctgtacccattcaACACCAactccccttttctcccttctcctagtccctggcaaccaccattctactttgtctctatgaatttgactgctctAGGAACCTCATTATGAGGAATCATACGGTATTCTGACTTTGGTGGTAGGCTTTggtcttcaagtttcatccatgttgtaaatgtgtcaaaatctccttcttttttaaggctgattCATATCGCATcatatgtatgtaccacatttcgCTCATGCATGTGTACATcattgggttgcttccacctacTGGCTGTTGACAATGCTAGCATGAATGAATACTGGTGCATGAATCTCTTTATTCAAGTATTTTgaagaaacaaatggaatgagtgaatataaaaaatgtttacactACTTCCATCTTCCTAAAtgtgttcaaaatatttcttttcaccTGCAAAGTCTCTttcctggattaaaaaaaaattatacacactcTTACAATTGTTTAGAATCAGTTATGTTAAAATTTTCAGACATCAAAGAATTTGTGTGCTCTAAGTATGAAAGAGAATTTGCCTTGTTCATTAAAATAACCACATTTTTCTGTAACGGGATGCTGTTGATTCCAATTATAGACTCCAGTTTTATCTTAAGCACAAACAAACCTATTTTTCAAACCACTTTAAATAATGGAAGCTACAACATGAAAGTTAGTTCTCTAAGGTTTTTAGCCTTGCAAATCAAGAGGTCAGAATATTTTGGGAGAAGAACTACCTGCCAACCTCTCCTCTCCATTTGCTCAAGGGCTTCCCCATACTCACTTTCACCCCCTCAATCAGGGTCTACAATTCCTCTTTCTTTGACAGTCTTTCAGGGATTCACTTGGACCTGAGCTCTCAAGGGAGCTATTGAGAAAAAAGGGATACACTTCAAGACAGA from Prionailurus viverrinus isolate Anna chromosome A2, UM_Priviv_1.0, whole genome shotgun sequence encodes the following:
- the SELENOK gene encoding selenoprotein K; translated protein: MVYISNGQVLDSRSQSPWRLSLITDFFWGIAEFVVLFFKTLLQQDVKKRRGYGNSSDSRYDDGRGPPGNPPRRMGRINHLRGPSPPPMAGGUGR